Proteins encoded in a region of the Perognathus longimembris pacificus isolate PPM17 chromosome 11, ASM2315922v1, whole genome shotgun sequence genome:
- the LOC125359314 gene encoding 6-phosphofructo-2-kinase/fructose-2,6-bisphosphatase 2 isoform X2 gives MSGNYSSSSEPSNNSSKPKPPNLRSEKKCSWASYMTNSPTLIVMIGLPARGKTYVSKKLTRYLNWIGVPTKVFNLGVYRREAVKSYKSYDFFRHDNEEAMKIRKQCALVALKDVKAYLTEENGQIAVFDATNTTRERRDLILNFAEENSFKVFFVESVCDDPDVIAANILEVKVSSPDYPERNRENVMEDFLKRIECYKVTYRPLDPDNYDKDLSFIKVMNVGQRFLVNRVQDYIQSKIVYYLMNIHVHPRTIYLCRHGESEFNLLGKIGGDSGLSVRGKQFSQALKKFLEEQEIQDLKVWTSQLKRTIQTAESLGVTYEQWKILNEIDAGVCEEMTYAEIEKQYPEEFALRDQEKYLYRYPGGESYQDLVQRLEPVIMELERQGNVLVISHQAVMRCLLAYFLDKGADELPYLKCPLHTIFKLTPVAYGCKVETITLNVEAVNTHRDKPTNNLPKNQTPVRMRRNSFTPLSSSNTIRRPRNYSVGSRPLKPLSPLRALDLQEGADQPKTQGVNTPQNMQTSVSVASLTLQP, from the exons ATGTCTGGGAATTATTCCTCTTCCTCAGAACCAAGCAACAACAGCAGTAAACCCAAACCCCCAAATCTTCGATCAGAGAAGAAATGTT CATGGGCCTCCTATATGACCAACTCTCCAACTCTCATTGTCATGATTGGCTTGCCAGCCCGGGGTAAAACCTATGTGTCTAAGAAACTAACACGCTACCTCAACTGGATTGGGGTGCCCACCAAAG TGTTTAATCTTGGAGTGTATCGTCGGGAAGCAGTCAAGTCCTATAAATCGTATGATTTCTTTCGGCATGACAATGAGGAGGCCATGAAGATCCGCaa ACAGTGTGCACTGGTGGCCCTGAAGGATGTGAAGGCCTATCTCACCGAGGAGAATGGACAGATTGCG GTGTTTGATGCCACCAATACCACCCGAGAGAGGAGGGACCTGATTTTGAACTTCGCTGAGGAGAATTCCTTCAAG GTGTTCTTCGTGGAATCTGTCTGCGATGATCCTGATGTCATTGCTGCCAATATACTG GAGGTAAAGGTGTCCAGCCCCGACTACCCTGAAAGGAACAGGGAGAATGTGATGGAGGACTTCCTCAAGAGAATCGAGTGCTACAAAGTCACCTACCGGCCCCTTGACCCGGACAATTATGACAA GGATCTTTCTTTCATCAAGGTAATGAATGTGGGCCAGCGATTTTTAGTCAACAGAGTCCAGGACTACATCCAGAGCAAGATTGTCTACTACCTCATGAATATCCATGTCCATCCGCGTACCATCTACCTTTGCCGACATGGAGAGAGTGAATTCAATCTCTTAGGGAAGATTGGGGGTGACTCTGGCCTCTCAGTACGGGGAAAGCAG TTTTCCCAGGCCCTAAAGAAGTTTCTGGAGGAACAGGAGATACAAGACCTCAAAGTGTGGACCAGCCAGTTGAAGAGGACTATCCAGACTGCTGAATCTCTTGGGGTGACTTATGAGCAGTGGAAGATTCTGAACGAGATTGatgct GGCGTGTGCGAGGAGATGACGTATGCGGAGATTGAGAAGCAGTACCCAGAGGAGTTTGCACTCCGAGATCAAGAGAAGTACCTGTATCGATATCCCGGTGGAGAG TCATACCAGGACCTGGTACAGCGGCTGGAGCCTGTCATCATGGAGCTGGAACGGCAGGGCAATGTCCTTGTCATCTCCCATCAAGCTGTCATGCGCTGCCTCCTGGCCTACTTCTTGGATAAGGGCGCAG atGAGCTACCATACTTGAAGTGTCCGCTCCATACCATCTTCAAACTTACTCCTGTGGCCTATG GGTGCAAAGTAGAAACCATTACCCTCAATGTGGAGGCTGTGAACACACACCGTGACAAGCCAACC AACAACCTCCCCAAGAACCAAACCCCTGTAAGGATGAGAAGGAACAGCTTTACGCCTCTGTCCAGTTCGAATACAATCAGGCGTCCAAGAAATTACAGTGTTGGGAGCCGGCCCCTCAAGCCCCTCAGCCCTCTTCGTGCCCTGGACTTGCAAGAAGGGGCCGACCAGCCGAAGACCCAA GGGGTGAACACTCCGCAGAATATGCAAACATCGGTCTCTGTGGCATCCCTCACATTACAACCTTGA
- the LOC125359314 gene encoding 6-phosphofructo-2-kinase/fructose-2,6-bisphosphatase 2 isoform X1 — translation MSGNYSSSSEPSNNSSKPKPPNLRSEKKCSWASYMTNSPTLIVMIGLPARGKTYVSKKLTRYLNWIGVPTKVFNLGVYRREAVKSYKSYDFFRHDNEEAMKIRKQCALVALKDVKAYLTEENGQIAVFDATNTTRERRDLILNFAEENSFKVFFVESVCDDPDVIAANILEVKVSSPDYPERNRENVMEDFLKRIECYKVTYRPLDPDNYDKDLSFIKVMNVGQRFLVNRVQDYIQSKIVYYLMNIHVHPRTIYLCRHGESEFNLLGKIGGDSGLSVRGKQFSQALKKFLEEQEIQDLKVWTSQLKRTIQTAESLGVTYEQWKILNEIDAGVCEEMTYAEIEKQYPEEFALRDQEKYLYRYPGGESYQDLVQRLEPVIMELERQGNVLVISHQAVMRCLLAYFLDKGADELPYLKCPLHTIFKLTPVAYGCKVETITLNVEAVNTHRDKPTNNLPKNQTPVRMRRNSFTPLSSSNTIRRPRNYSVGSRPLKPLSPLRALDLQEGADQPKTQVSIPGVNTPQNMQTSVSVASLTLQP, via the exons ATGTCTGGGAATTATTCCTCTTCCTCAGAACCAAGCAACAACAGCAGTAAACCCAAACCCCCAAATCTTCGATCAGAGAAGAAATGTT CATGGGCCTCCTATATGACCAACTCTCCAACTCTCATTGTCATGATTGGCTTGCCAGCCCGGGGTAAAACCTATGTGTCTAAGAAACTAACACGCTACCTCAACTGGATTGGGGTGCCCACCAAAG TGTTTAATCTTGGAGTGTATCGTCGGGAAGCAGTCAAGTCCTATAAATCGTATGATTTCTTTCGGCATGACAATGAGGAGGCCATGAAGATCCGCaa ACAGTGTGCACTGGTGGCCCTGAAGGATGTGAAGGCCTATCTCACCGAGGAGAATGGACAGATTGCG GTGTTTGATGCCACCAATACCACCCGAGAGAGGAGGGACCTGATTTTGAACTTCGCTGAGGAGAATTCCTTCAAG GTGTTCTTCGTGGAATCTGTCTGCGATGATCCTGATGTCATTGCTGCCAATATACTG GAGGTAAAGGTGTCCAGCCCCGACTACCCTGAAAGGAACAGGGAGAATGTGATGGAGGACTTCCTCAAGAGAATCGAGTGCTACAAAGTCACCTACCGGCCCCTTGACCCGGACAATTATGACAA GGATCTTTCTTTCATCAAGGTAATGAATGTGGGCCAGCGATTTTTAGTCAACAGAGTCCAGGACTACATCCAGAGCAAGATTGTCTACTACCTCATGAATATCCATGTCCATCCGCGTACCATCTACCTTTGCCGACATGGAGAGAGTGAATTCAATCTCTTAGGGAAGATTGGGGGTGACTCTGGCCTCTCAGTACGGGGAAAGCAG TTTTCCCAGGCCCTAAAGAAGTTTCTGGAGGAACAGGAGATACAAGACCTCAAAGTGTGGACCAGCCAGTTGAAGAGGACTATCCAGACTGCTGAATCTCTTGGGGTGACTTATGAGCAGTGGAAGATTCTGAACGAGATTGatgct GGCGTGTGCGAGGAGATGACGTATGCGGAGATTGAGAAGCAGTACCCAGAGGAGTTTGCACTCCGAGATCAAGAGAAGTACCTGTATCGATATCCCGGTGGAGAG TCATACCAGGACCTGGTACAGCGGCTGGAGCCTGTCATCATGGAGCTGGAACGGCAGGGCAATGTCCTTGTCATCTCCCATCAAGCTGTCATGCGCTGCCTCCTGGCCTACTTCTTGGATAAGGGCGCAG atGAGCTACCATACTTGAAGTGTCCGCTCCATACCATCTTCAAACTTACTCCTGTGGCCTATG GGTGCAAAGTAGAAACCATTACCCTCAATGTGGAGGCTGTGAACACACACCGTGACAAGCCAACC AACAACCTCCCCAAGAACCAAACCCCTGTAAGGATGAGAAGGAACAGCTTTACGCCTCTGTCCAGTTCGAATACAATCAGGCGTCCAAGAAATTACAGTGTTGGGAGCCGGCCCCTCAAGCCCCTCAGCCCTCTTCGTGCCCTGGACTTGCAAGAAGGGGCCGACCAGCCGAAGACCCAAGTCAGCATTCCG GGGGTGAACACTCCGCAGAATATGCAAACATCGGTCTCTGTGGCATCCCTCACATTACAACCTTGA
- the LOC125359314 gene encoding 6-phosphofructo-2-kinase/fructose-2,6-bisphosphatase 2 isoform X5: MSGNYSSSSEPSNNSSKPKPPNLRSEKKCSWASYMTNSPTLIVMIGLPARGKTYVSKKLTRYLNWIGVPTKVFNLGVYRREAVKSYKSYDFFRHDNEEAMKIRKQCALVALKDVKAYLTEENGQIAVFDATNTTRERRDLILNFAEENSFKVFFVESVCDDPDVIAANILEVKVSSPDYPERNRENVMEDFLKRIECYKVTYRPLDPDNYDKDLSFIKVMNVGQRFLVNRVQDYIQSKIVYYLMNIHVHPRTIYLCRHGESEFNLLGKIGGDSGLSVRGKQFSQALKKFLEEQEIQDLKVWTSQLKRTIQTAESLGVTYEQWKILNEIDAGVCEEMTYAEIEKQYPEEFALRDQEKYLYRYPGGESYQDLVQRLEPVIMELERQGNVLVISHQAVMRCLLAYFLDKGADELPYLKCPLHTIFKLTPVAYGCKVETITLNVEAVNTHRDKPTGVNTPQNMQTSVSVASLTLQP; this comes from the exons ATGTCTGGGAATTATTCCTCTTCCTCAGAACCAAGCAACAACAGCAGTAAACCCAAACCCCCAAATCTTCGATCAGAGAAGAAATGTT CATGGGCCTCCTATATGACCAACTCTCCAACTCTCATTGTCATGATTGGCTTGCCAGCCCGGGGTAAAACCTATGTGTCTAAGAAACTAACACGCTACCTCAACTGGATTGGGGTGCCCACCAAAG TGTTTAATCTTGGAGTGTATCGTCGGGAAGCAGTCAAGTCCTATAAATCGTATGATTTCTTTCGGCATGACAATGAGGAGGCCATGAAGATCCGCaa ACAGTGTGCACTGGTGGCCCTGAAGGATGTGAAGGCCTATCTCACCGAGGAGAATGGACAGATTGCG GTGTTTGATGCCACCAATACCACCCGAGAGAGGAGGGACCTGATTTTGAACTTCGCTGAGGAGAATTCCTTCAAG GTGTTCTTCGTGGAATCTGTCTGCGATGATCCTGATGTCATTGCTGCCAATATACTG GAGGTAAAGGTGTCCAGCCCCGACTACCCTGAAAGGAACAGGGAGAATGTGATGGAGGACTTCCTCAAGAGAATCGAGTGCTACAAAGTCACCTACCGGCCCCTTGACCCGGACAATTATGACAA GGATCTTTCTTTCATCAAGGTAATGAATGTGGGCCAGCGATTTTTAGTCAACAGAGTCCAGGACTACATCCAGAGCAAGATTGTCTACTACCTCATGAATATCCATGTCCATCCGCGTACCATCTACCTTTGCCGACATGGAGAGAGTGAATTCAATCTCTTAGGGAAGATTGGGGGTGACTCTGGCCTCTCAGTACGGGGAAAGCAG TTTTCCCAGGCCCTAAAGAAGTTTCTGGAGGAACAGGAGATACAAGACCTCAAAGTGTGGACCAGCCAGTTGAAGAGGACTATCCAGACTGCTGAATCTCTTGGGGTGACTTATGAGCAGTGGAAGATTCTGAACGAGATTGatgct GGCGTGTGCGAGGAGATGACGTATGCGGAGATTGAGAAGCAGTACCCAGAGGAGTTTGCACTCCGAGATCAAGAGAAGTACCTGTATCGATATCCCGGTGGAGAG TCATACCAGGACCTGGTACAGCGGCTGGAGCCTGTCATCATGGAGCTGGAACGGCAGGGCAATGTCCTTGTCATCTCCCATCAAGCTGTCATGCGCTGCCTCCTGGCCTACTTCTTGGATAAGGGCGCAG atGAGCTACCATACTTGAAGTGTCCGCTCCATACCATCTTCAAACTTACTCCTGTGGCCTATG GGTGCAAAGTAGAAACCATTACCCTCAATGTGGAGGCTGTGAACACACACCGTGACAAGCCAACC GGGGTGAACACTCCGCAGAATATGCAAACATCGGTCTCTGTGGCATCCCTCACATTACAACCTTGA
- the LOC125359314 gene encoding 6-phosphofructo-2-kinase/fructose-2,6-bisphosphatase 2 isoform X4, which yields MSGNYSSSSEPSNNSSKPKPPNLRSEKKCSWASYMTNSPTLIVMIGLPARGKTYVSKKLTRYLNWIGVPTKVFNLGVYRREAVKSYKSYDFFRHDNEEAMKIRKQCALVALKDVKAYLTEENGQIAVFDATNTTRERRDLILNFAEENSFKVFFVESVCDDPDVIAANILEVKVSSPDYPERNRENVMEDFLKRIECYKVTYRPLDPDNYDKDLSFIKVMNVGQRFLVNRVQDYIQSKIVYYLMNIHVHPRTIYLCRHGESEFNLLGKIGGDSGLSVRGKQFSQALKKFLEEQEIQDLKVWTSQLKRTIQTAESLGVTYEQWKILNEIDAGVCEEMTYAEIEKQYPEEFALRDQEKYLYRYPGGESYQDLVQRLEPVIMELERQGNVLVISHQAVMRCLLAYFLDKGADELPYLKCPLHTIFKLTPVAYGCKVETITLNVEAVNTHRDKPTNNLPKNQTPVRMRRNSFTPLSSSNTIRRPRNYSVGSRPLKPLSPLRALDLQEGADQPKTQ from the exons ATGTCTGGGAATTATTCCTCTTCCTCAGAACCAAGCAACAACAGCAGTAAACCCAAACCCCCAAATCTTCGATCAGAGAAGAAATGTT CATGGGCCTCCTATATGACCAACTCTCCAACTCTCATTGTCATGATTGGCTTGCCAGCCCGGGGTAAAACCTATGTGTCTAAGAAACTAACACGCTACCTCAACTGGATTGGGGTGCCCACCAAAG TGTTTAATCTTGGAGTGTATCGTCGGGAAGCAGTCAAGTCCTATAAATCGTATGATTTCTTTCGGCATGACAATGAGGAGGCCATGAAGATCCGCaa ACAGTGTGCACTGGTGGCCCTGAAGGATGTGAAGGCCTATCTCACCGAGGAGAATGGACAGATTGCG GTGTTTGATGCCACCAATACCACCCGAGAGAGGAGGGACCTGATTTTGAACTTCGCTGAGGAGAATTCCTTCAAG GTGTTCTTCGTGGAATCTGTCTGCGATGATCCTGATGTCATTGCTGCCAATATACTG GAGGTAAAGGTGTCCAGCCCCGACTACCCTGAAAGGAACAGGGAGAATGTGATGGAGGACTTCCTCAAGAGAATCGAGTGCTACAAAGTCACCTACCGGCCCCTTGACCCGGACAATTATGACAA GGATCTTTCTTTCATCAAGGTAATGAATGTGGGCCAGCGATTTTTAGTCAACAGAGTCCAGGACTACATCCAGAGCAAGATTGTCTACTACCTCATGAATATCCATGTCCATCCGCGTACCATCTACCTTTGCCGACATGGAGAGAGTGAATTCAATCTCTTAGGGAAGATTGGGGGTGACTCTGGCCTCTCAGTACGGGGAAAGCAG TTTTCCCAGGCCCTAAAGAAGTTTCTGGAGGAACAGGAGATACAAGACCTCAAAGTGTGGACCAGCCAGTTGAAGAGGACTATCCAGACTGCTGAATCTCTTGGGGTGACTTATGAGCAGTGGAAGATTCTGAACGAGATTGatgct GGCGTGTGCGAGGAGATGACGTATGCGGAGATTGAGAAGCAGTACCCAGAGGAGTTTGCACTCCGAGATCAAGAGAAGTACCTGTATCGATATCCCGGTGGAGAG TCATACCAGGACCTGGTACAGCGGCTGGAGCCTGTCATCATGGAGCTGGAACGGCAGGGCAATGTCCTTGTCATCTCCCATCAAGCTGTCATGCGCTGCCTCCTGGCCTACTTCTTGGATAAGGGCGCAG atGAGCTACCATACTTGAAGTGTCCGCTCCATACCATCTTCAAACTTACTCCTGTGGCCTATG GGTGCAAAGTAGAAACCATTACCCTCAATGTGGAGGCTGTGAACACACACCGTGACAAGCCAACC AACAACCTCCCCAAGAACCAAACCCCTGTAAGGATGAGAAGGAACAGCTTTACGCCTCTGTCCAGTTCGAATACAATCAGGCGTCCAAGAAATTACAGTGTTGGGAGCCGGCCCCTCAAGCCCCTCAGCCCTCTTCGTGCCCTGGACTTGCAAGAAGGGGCCGACCAGCCGAAGACCCAA TAA
- the LOC125359314 gene encoding 6-phosphofructo-2-kinase/fructose-2,6-bisphosphatase 2 isoform X3: MSGNYSSSSEPSNNSSKPKPPNLRSEKKCSWASYMTNSPTLIVMIGLPARGKTYVSKKLTRYLNWIGVPTKVFNLGVYRREAVKSYKSYDFFRHDNEEAMKIRKQCALVALKDVKAYLTEENGQIAVFDATNTTRERRDLILNFAEENSFKVFFVESVCDDPDVIAANILEVKVSSPDYPERNRENVMEDFLKRIECYKVTYRPLDPDNYDKDLSFIKVMNVGQRFLVNRVQDYIQSKIVYYLMNIHVHPRTIYLCRHGESEFNLLGKIGGDSGLSVRGKQFSQALKKFLEEQEIQDLKVWTSQLKRTIQTAESLGVTYEQWKILNEIDAGVCEEMTYAEIEKQYPEEFALRDQEKYLYRYPGGESYQDLVQRLEPVIMELERQGNVLVISHQAVMRCLLAYFLDKGADELPYLKCPLHTIFKLTPVAYGCKVETITLNVEAVNTHRDKPTNNLPKNQTPVRMRRNSFTPLSSSNTIRRPRNYSVGSRPLKPLSPLRALDLQEGADQPKTQVSIPVV; the protein is encoded by the exons ATGTCTGGGAATTATTCCTCTTCCTCAGAACCAAGCAACAACAGCAGTAAACCCAAACCCCCAAATCTTCGATCAGAGAAGAAATGTT CATGGGCCTCCTATATGACCAACTCTCCAACTCTCATTGTCATGATTGGCTTGCCAGCCCGGGGTAAAACCTATGTGTCTAAGAAACTAACACGCTACCTCAACTGGATTGGGGTGCCCACCAAAG TGTTTAATCTTGGAGTGTATCGTCGGGAAGCAGTCAAGTCCTATAAATCGTATGATTTCTTTCGGCATGACAATGAGGAGGCCATGAAGATCCGCaa ACAGTGTGCACTGGTGGCCCTGAAGGATGTGAAGGCCTATCTCACCGAGGAGAATGGACAGATTGCG GTGTTTGATGCCACCAATACCACCCGAGAGAGGAGGGACCTGATTTTGAACTTCGCTGAGGAGAATTCCTTCAAG GTGTTCTTCGTGGAATCTGTCTGCGATGATCCTGATGTCATTGCTGCCAATATACTG GAGGTAAAGGTGTCCAGCCCCGACTACCCTGAAAGGAACAGGGAGAATGTGATGGAGGACTTCCTCAAGAGAATCGAGTGCTACAAAGTCACCTACCGGCCCCTTGACCCGGACAATTATGACAA GGATCTTTCTTTCATCAAGGTAATGAATGTGGGCCAGCGATTTTTAGTCAACAGAGTCCAGGACTACATCCAGAGCAAGATTGTCTACTACCTCATGAATATCCATGTCCATCCGCGTACCATCTACCTTTGCCGACATGGAGAGAGTGAATTCAATCTCTTAGGGAAGATTGGGGGTGACTCTGGCCTCTCAGTACGGGGAAAGCAG TTTTCCCAGGCCCTAAAGAAGTTTCTGGAGGAACAGGAGATACAAGACCTCAAAGTGTGGACCAGCCAGTTGAAGAGGACTATCCAGACTGCTGAATCTCTTGGGGTGACTTATGAGCAGTGGAAGATTCTGAACGAGATTGatgct GGCGTGTGCGAGGAGATGACGTATGCGGAGATTGAGAAGCAGTACCCAGAGGAGTTTGCACTCCGAGATCAAGAGAAGTACCTGTATCGATATCCCGGTGGAGAG TCATACCAGGACCTGGTACAGCGGCTGGAGCCTGTCATCATGGAGCTGGAACGGCAGGGCAATGTCCTTGTCATCTCCCATCAAGCTGTCATGCGCTGCCTCCTGGCCTACTTCTTGGATAAGGGCGCAG atGAGCTACCATACTTGAAGTGTCCGCTCCATACCATCTTCAAACTTACTCCTGTGGCCTATG GGTGCAAAGTAGAAACCATTACCCTCAATGTGGAGGCTGTGAACACACACCGTGACAAGCCAACC AACAACCTCCCCAAGAACCAAACCCCTGTAAGGATGAGAAGGAACAGCTTTACGCCTCTGTCCAGTTCGAATACAATCAGGCGTCCAAGAAATTACAGTGTTGGGAGCCGGCCCCTCAAGCCCCTCAGCCCTCTTCGTGCCCTGGACTTGCAAGAAGGGGCCGACCAGCCGAAGACCCAAGTCAGCATTCCGGTGGTGTAA
- the Yod1 gene encoding ubiquitin thioesterase OTU1, producing MFGPAKGGHFEAHPAAGCPGCVSHPAAGAKAGSAGGWPGGGPTDAMWRLRCKAKDGTHVLQGLSSRTRLRELQGQIAAITGISPGGQRILVGYPPECLDLSDGDTALGDLPIQSGDMLIVEEDQTRPKTSPAFSKYGASSYVRETLPVLSRTTVPADNSCLFTSVYYVVEGGVLNPACAPEMRRLIAQIVASDPDFYSEAILGKTNQEYCDWIRRDDTWGGAIEISILSKFYQCEICVVDTQTVRIDRFGEDAGYTKRVLLIYDGIHYDPLQRVFPDPDTPPLTIFSSNDDIVLVQALELADEARRKRQFTDVNRFTLRCMVCQKGLTGQAEARDHAKETGHTNFGEV from the exons ATGTTTGGCCCCGCCAAGGGTGGCCATTTTGAAGCCCACCCCGCGGCTGGTTGCCCGGGCTGCGTCTCCCACCCTGCGGCCGGGGCCAAAGCTGGCTCCGCGGGTGGCTGGCCTGGGGGCGGCCCGACCGACGCGATGTGGCGGCTCCGCTGCAAGGCCAAGGACGGCACCCATGTCTTGCAGGGGCTGTCCAGCCGGACCCGGCTGCGGGAACTCCAGGGCCAAATCGCCGCCATCACCGGGATCTCCCCCGGCGGTCAGCGCATCCTCGTCGGGTATCCTCCCGAGTGCCTGGACCTCAGCGACGGGGACACCGCGCTGGGGGACCTGCCCATCCAATCCG GTGACATGCTGATCGTTGAAGAAGACCAAACCAGACCCAAAACTTCGCCTGCATTTTCAAAATATGGTGCTTCAAGTTACGTCAGGGAAACTTTGCCTGTGCTTAGTAGAACCACCGTCCCAGCAGACAACTCTTGCCTCTTTACCAGTGTGTATTATGTCGTGGAAGGAGGAGTCCTGAATCCAGCTTGTGCCCCTGAGATGAGACGCCTTATAGCACAAATTGTAGCAAGTGATCCAGACTTCTATAGTGAGGCAATACTGGGAAAAACCAATCAAGAGTACTGCGACTGGATCAGAAGGGATGATACTTGGGGAGGAGCAATTGAGATATCAATTTTGTCCAAGTTTTATCAATGTGAAATATGTGTAGTAGATACACAGACAGTAAGGATTGATCGTTTTGGGGAGGATGCAGGATATACCAAAAGGGTTTTGCTAATCTATGATGGTATCCACTATGACCCGCTTCAGCGTGTCTTCCCTGATCCAGATACCCCTCCTCTGACCATTTTCTCCTCTAATGATGATATTGTTCTTGTGCAAGCACTGGAATTAGCAGATGAAGctagaagaaaaagacaatttaCTGATGTAAACCGCTTCACCCTGAGATGTATGGTGTGTCAGAAGGGATTAACTGGCCAAGCAGAAGCAAGGGACCATGCCAAGGAGACAGGCCACACCAACTTTGGAGAAGTATGA